In Herbaspirillum seropedicae, a single window of DNA contains:
- a CDS encoding response regulator, with amino-acid sequence MTRKILIVDDDQKTRTLLKAYLEKNQYEVRLAHDGATFLAEFQRLADELSLVILDVMLPDTDGFALCKAVRRKSNVPVIMLTASSDETDRVVGLELGADDYIAKPYSPRELLARIKAIHRRIGIDSSAAPRYYRFAGFSLDTVERTLVDSQGDIVPLTGMDYQLLKYFVEHPGDVLDRNVLCEETRGRDAGPLDRSLDVQISKLRLRLNDGGRQPHLIKTVRGAGYVFSADVSAAAA; translated from the coding sequence ATGACGCGCAAGATATTGATCGTCGACGATGACCAGAAGACCCGCACCCTCTTGAAGGCCTATCTGGAAAAGAACCAGTACGAGGTGCGGCTGGCGCACGACGGCGCCACCTTCCTCGCCGAATTCCAGCGCCTGGCCGATGAGCTCTCGCTGGTGATCCTGGATGTGATGCTGCCCGACACGGACGGCTTTGCGCTGTGCAAGGCGGTGCGGCGCAAATCCAATGTGCCGGTCATCATGCTCACCGCCAGCTCGGATGAGACCGACCGCGTGGTCGGCCTGGAGCTGGGCGCCGATGACTACATCGCCAAGCCCTACAGCCCGCGCGAGCTGCTGGCGCGCATCAAGGCCATCCACCGCCGCATCGGCATCGACAGCAGCGCCGCACCGCGCTACTACCGCTTTGCCGGCTTCTCGCTCGATACCGTGGAACGCACCCTGGTGGACAGCCAGGGCGATATCGTGCCGCTGACCGGCATGGACTACCAGCTGCTGAAGTATTTCGTCGAGCATCCCGGCGACGTGCTGGACCGCAATGTGTTGTGCGAAGAAACCCGTGGGCGCGACGCCGGCCCGCTGGACCGCTCGCTGGATGTGCAGATCAGCAAGCTGCGCCTGCGCCTCAACGATGGCGGACGGCAACCGCACCTGATCAAGACCGTGCGTGGCGCCGGCTATGTCTTCTCGGCTGACGTCAGTGCCGCAGCCGCCTGA
- a CDS encoding carbohydrate ABC transporter permease, producing the protein MLASSPLSTSSTSATIMRKPTLIQRSFGQAGHLWVHTVLCLYAVIALFPIALILINSVKTRNAIFEGPMALPTAETLTFAGFQKVLAGTHFLLYFGNSLAVTVAALFLIVLFGAMAAWALTEYRFFGNRALNFFIAIGIMIPIRLGTVSILQLVVALDLINTRTALVLVYTAQGLPLAVMILSEFMRQIPGELKDAARCDGVGELSIFFRVILPLLRPAIATVAVFTMIPAWNDLWFPLILAPGEDTRTVTLGVQQFIGQYATDWNSVLAALSMAVIPVLLLYMAFSRQLIRGLTSGAVK; encoded by the coding sequence ATGCTGGCCTCTTCTCCCCTCTCGACTTCTTCCACTTCCGCCACCATCATGCGCAAACCTACGCTGATCCAACGCAGCTTCGGCCAGGCCGGCCATCTCTGGGTGCATACGGTGCTGTGCCTGTATGCAGTCATCGCGCTGTTTCCGATTGCGCTCATCCTCATCAATTCGGTCAAGACCCGCAACGCCATCTTCGAAGGCCCGATGGCCTTGCCCACTGCCGAGACGCTGACCTTCGCCGGCTTCCAGAAGGTGCTGGCCGGCACGCACTTCCTGCTCTACTTCGGCAACAGCCTGGCGGTCACAGTGGCGGCGCTTTTCCTGATCGTGCTGTTCGGCGCCATGGCGGCCTGGGCGCTGACCGAGTACCGTTTCTTCGGCAACCGCGCGCTCAATTTCTTCATCGCCATCGGCATCATGATCCCGATCCGGCTGGGCACGGTCTCCATCCTGCAACTGGTGGTGGCGCTGGATCTCATCAATACGCGCACCGCGCTGGTGCTGGTCTATACCGCGCAAGGGCTGCCGCTGGCGGTGATGATCCTGTCCGAGTTCATGCGCCAGATTCCCGGTGAATTGAAGGACGCGGCGCGCTGCGATGGCGTGGGCGAGCTCAGCATCTTCTTCCGCGTGATCCTGCCGCTGCTGCGCCCGGCCATTGCCACGGTGGCGGTGTTCACCATGATCCCGGCCTGGAACGACCTGTGGTTCCCGCTCATCCTCGCCCCCGGCGAAGACACCCGCACCGTGACGCTGGGCGTGCAGCAATTCATCGGGCAATACGCCACCGACTGGAATTCGGTGCTGGCCGCCTTGTCGATGGCGGTCATCCCGGTGCTGCTGCTGTACATGGCCTTCTCGCGCCAGCTCATCCGCGGCCTGACCTCCGGCGCCGTCAAATAA
- a CDS encoding BadF/BadG/BcrA/BcrD ATPase family protein — protein MDGIAYLVGVDGGGTKTLVRLASLHGKTLGQASGPGSALRNGAAHAWRVIGRTIEASFAAAGLKRPADQALAVGIGIAGENVAQWSADFRTMAPAFGALDIVNDGVATLLGAHGGAPGAIVAVGTGTIGLALDIDGSRRVVDGWGFPSGDDGSGGWMGLRALHHAQLALDGRSPRGPLADAVLALCRAELPAHPGQPARDERATLLDWLSQADQAAFARAARPVVAQAANDEAARAILQAAAAEISLMIATLDPAQRLPLALCGGLAAALQAYLDPRQQARIVAPQADAVDGALLLAQRALQAKETPA, from the coding sequence ATGGACGGCATCGCCTATCTGGTCGGCGTGGATGGCGGCGGCACCAAGACCCTGGTGCGGCTGGCCAGCCTGCACGGCAAGACGCTGGGGCAGGCCAGCGGTCCCGGCTCGGCGCTGCGCAACGGTGCGGCGCACGCCTGGCGCGTGATCGGCCGGACCATCGAAGCAAGCTTCGCCGCCGCTGGACTCAAGCGTCCCGCCGATCAGGCATTGGCCGTGGGCATCGGCATCGCCGGCGAGAACGTGGCGCAGTGGTCCGCCGATTTCCGCACCATGGCCCCGGCCTTCGGCGCGCTGGACATCGTCAACGATGGCGTGGCCACGCTGCTGGGCGCGCATGGCGGCGCACCCGGCGCCATCGTGGCGGTGGGCACTGGCACCATCGGCCTGGCCCTGGATATCGACGGCAGCCGCCGCGTGGTCGATGGCTGGGGTTTCCCCAGCGGTGACGATGGCAGCGGCGGCTGGATGGGCCTGCGCGCCCTGCATCACGCCCAGCTGGCGCTGGATGGCCGCAGCCCGCGCGGCCCGCTGGCCGACGCCGTGCTGGCGCTGTGCCGCGCCGAACTGCCCGCCCATCCAGGCCAGCCCGCCCGTGACGAGCGTGCTACCCTGCTGGACTGGCTGTCCCAGGCCGACCAGGCCGCCTTTGCCCGCGCCGCCCGGCCCGTGGTGGCGCAGGCCGCCAACGACGAAGCCGCGCGCGCCATCCTGCAAGCGGCGGCGGCCGAGATCAGCCTGATGATCGCCACCCTCGACCCCGCGCAGCGCCTGCCGCTGGCCCTGTGCGGCGGACTGGCGGCGGCCCTGCAAGCCTACCTGGACCCACGCCAGCAGGCGCGCATCGTAGCGCCCCAGGCCGATGCGGTCGACGGCGCCCTGCTGCTGGCGCAGCGCGCCCTGCAAGCAAAGGAAACCCCGGCATGA
- a CDS encoding ABC transporter ATP-binding protein: MAHVNIKQLRKTYDGRADVLAGLNLDIRDGEFCVLVGPSGCGKSTLLRMLCGLEEISGGELAIGGQVVNHLPPAERGIAMVFQSYALYPHMNVYKNMAFGLKVAGNSKSDIDARIRHAAAILKIDHLLQRLPRELSGGQRQRVAIGRAIVRQPRLFLFDEPLSNLDAALRVQTRLEIAKLHRQLAATIVYVTHDQVEAMTLGDKIVVMHEGRIQQAGTPLELYQQPQNLFVAGFIGSPKMNFFQGVVTRCDDSGVQVEIAGGLRLLADVDPLGVTPGAAVTLGLRAEQIREGLGDGQPLHGVVNLVEHLGEANFLYVTLDGGHDIVVRGDGNRNVDIGQPIALSVHSHAFHLFDAQGQALRRRTPGNLQAARRHGQA, translated from the coding sequence ATGGCACACGTCAACATCAAGCAATTGCGCAAGACCTACGATGGCCGCGCCGATGTGCTGGCCGGGCTCAACCTCGATATCCGCGATGGCGAATTCTGCGTGCTGGTCGGTCCTTCCGGCTGCGGCAAATCGACCCTGCTGCGCATGCTGTGCGGACTGGAAGAGATCAGCGGCGGCGAGCTGGCCATCGGCGGCCAGGTGGTCAATCATCTGCCGCCCGCCGAGCGCGGCATCGCCATGGTGTTCCAGAGCTATGCGCTGTATCCGCACATGAACGTGTACAAGAACATGGCCTTTGGCCTCAAGGTGGCAGGCAACAGCAAGAGCGACATCGATGCGCGCATCCGCCATGCCGCCGCCATCCTCAAGATCGACCATCTGCTGCAGCGCCTGCCGCGTGAACTCTCGGGCGGACAACGCCAGCGCGTGGCGATCGGCCGCGCCATCGTGCGCCAGCCGCGCCTGTTCCTGTTCGACGAGCCGCTCTCCAACCTGGATGCGGCGCTGCGTGTGCAGACCCGGCTGGAGATCGCCAAGCTGCACCGGCAACTGGCCGCCACCATCGTCTATGTCACCCACGACCAGGTCGAAGCCATGACCCTGGGCGACAAGATCGTGGTCATGCACGAAGGCCGCATCCAGCAGGCCGGCACGCCGCTGGAGCTGTACCAGCAGCCGCAGAACCTGTTCGTGGCCGGCTTCATCGGTTCGCCGAAGATGAATTTCTTCCAGGGCGTGGTCACCCGCTGCGATGACAGCGGCGTACAGGTCGAGATCGCCGGCGGCCTGCGTCTGCTGGCCGATGTCGATCCGCTGGGCGTGACGCCCGGCGCTGCGGTCACGTTGGGCCTGCGCGCCGAACAGATCCGCGAAGGCCTGGGCGATGGCCAGCCGCTGCACGGCGTGGTCAATCTGGTGGAACACCTGGGCGAGGCCAATTTCCTCTACGTGACACTCGATGGCGGCCACGACATCGTGGTGCGCGGCGATGGTAACCGCAATGTCGATATCGGCCAGCCGATCGCCCTGTCGGTACACAGCCACGCCTTCCACCTCTTCGATGCGCAAGGCCAGGCGCTGCGCCGGCGCACGCCCGGCAACCTGCAGGCGGCGCGCCGCCACGGTCAGGCCTGA
- a CDS encoding ABC transporter substrate-binding protein yields MMQTEQKAGGFSLFSALPALPAFPRRPLLAACALALSLGSLAAAPSQAGTLTIESWRVDDLPLWQEVLIPAFQRSNPGITVKFSPTAPTEYDSSLAARMAGGTAGDLVACRPFDVSLSLYNKGHLEKLDGKPGMEFFAPAAKAAWQTDDGRDTFCMPMASVIHGFFYNTKIFKELNLEPPKTEAEFFKLLDTVKANGKYAPLVMGTAEQWESHQVLFTSIGPNYWKGEEGRKALIAGKAKFTDPQFVAAWNYEAKLGKYLPKGASAQTYSDSQNMFALGKGAVYPAGSWDIAYFNGKMDFAAFPPPVPKNGDACYISDHNDIGMGINKKSKNKEDAYKFLAWLGSQEFADLYTNKVTGFFSLSNHLISVKDPIAKQMMGWRKNCASTIRVNSQILNRGTPSMENEMWNVNAQVLNGKMTPQDAAAKIQSGFAKWYKPQQ; encoded by the coding sequence ATGATGCAGACCGAACAAAAGGCTGGTGGTTTTTCCCTCTTCTCTGCCCTGCCTGCCCTGCCTGCCTTCCCACGCCGTCCCCTGCTGGCCGCCTGCGCCCTGGCCCTGAGCCTGGGCTCCCTGGCCGCCGCGCCCAGCCAGGCCGGTACGCTGACCATCGAAAGCTGGCGCGTGGATGACCTGCCGCTCTGGCAAGAAGTGCTGATCCCGGCCTTCCAGCGCAGCAATCCGGGCATCACCGTCAAGTTCTCGCCCACCGCCCCCACCGAATACGACTCCAGCCTGGCCGCGCGCATGGCCGGCGGCACGGCGGGCGACCTGGTGGCTTGCCGCCCGTTCGACGTCTCGCTCTCGCTCTACAACAAGGGCCATCTGGAAAAGCTGGACGGCAAGCCCGGCATGGAATTCTTCGCCCCTGCCGCCAAGGCCGCCTGGCAGACCGACGACGGCCGCGATACCTTCTGCATGCCGATGGCCTCGGTGATCCATGGATTCTTCTACAACACCAAGATCTTCAAGGAACTGAACCTGGAGCCGCCCAAGACCGAGGCGGAATTCTTCAAGCTGCTCGACACCGTCAAGGCCAACGGCAAGTATGCGCCACTGGTGATGGGCACCGCCGAGCAGTGGGAATCGCACCAGGTGCTCTTCACCAGCATCGGCCCCAACTACTGGAAGGGTGAAGAAGGCCGCAAGGCGCTCATCGCCGGCAAAGCCAAGTTCACCGATCCGCAATTCGTGGCTGCCTGGAACTATGAAGCCAAGCTCGGCAAGTACCTGCCCAAGGGCGCTTCGGCCCAGACCTACAGCGACAGCCAGAACATGTTCGCCCTCGGCAAGGGCGCGGTCTATCCGGCTGGCTCCTGGGATATCGCCTACTTCAACGGCAAGATGGACTTTGCCGCCTTCCCGCCGCCGGTGCCCAAGAATGGCGATGCCTGCTACATCTCCGACCATAACGACATCGGCATGGGCATCAACAAGAAGTCCAAGAACAAGGAAGACGCCTACAAGTTCCTGGCCTGGCTGGGCTCGCAGGAGTTTGCCGATCTCTATACCAACAAGGTCACCGGTTTCTTCTCGCTGTCCAATCACCTGATCTCGGTGAAGGACCCGATTGCCAAGCAGATGATGGGCTGGCGCAAGAACTGCGCTTCCACCATCCGCGTCAATTCGCAGATCCTCAACCGTGGCACGCCCAGCATGGAAAACGAGATGTGGAACGTCAATGCCCAGGTACTGAACGGCAAGATGACTCCGCAGGATGCGGCGGCCAAGATCCAGAGCGGTTTTGCCAAGTGGTACAAGCCGCAGCAGTAA
- a CDS encoding ABC transporter substrate-binding protein, which translates to MTRTKRPANARTGPARCGLAAVCLCALTLWLGGLPAQAQSPSSPVPPATATGSLQVLHWWTSASERQAINVVVNQLAKQDIQWRDVAIPGGAGMGAAKVLKSMVLANRAPEVTQLNGVVFGEWADLGLLLELDNVAVQGNWEKQMFPTVWSLLNNHGHVVAAPLGIHRINSLYYNVAVFKRYNLSPPKTWDEFDQIVKKLQGSGVVPLAQSAEAWQLATLFENLALAESGPAYYRKLFVEMSPAAYLDARMLHILKRLRALAGAMAQPVRERPWTEVARSMVSGEAAMLIMGDWAKGELNAWGMEVDQQFGCAPAPGTGEYHLYSTDTLAMFAGNYAHQPMQETLARLTMSPAVQSEYNRIKGSIPVLRAADPHMDRCARDSWRTFSKGPMWQAPSLVHRMATDDTTKDAIVAEVQRFFMDRSISEEQAQKRLATIARTLSRNRND; encoded by the coding sequence ATGACAAGAACGAAACGGCCCGCGAATGCACGCACCGGCCCGGCCCGCTGCGGGCTGGCGGCGGTCTGCCTGTGCGCGCTGACGCTGTGGCTGGGCGGACTGCCGGCGCAGGCGCAGTCGCCGTCCTCACCTGTCCCGCCGGCGACCGCTACGGGTTCCCTGCAGGTGCTGCACTGGTGGACCTCGGCCAGCGAACGGCAGGCCATCAACGTAGTGGTCAACCAGCTGGCCAAACAGGACATCCAGTGGCGCGACGTGGCCATTCCCGGCGGCGCCGGCATGGGTGCGGCCAAGGTCTTGAAGAGCATGGTGCTGGCCAACCGCGCACCGGAAGTGACCCAGTTGAATGGCGTGGTCTTCGGCGAATGGGCCGATCTGGGCCTGCTGCTGGAGCTGGACAATGTGGCCGTACAGGGCAACTGGGAAAAGCAGATGTTCCCCACGGTCTGGTCGCTGCTCAACAATCATGGTCATGTCGTGGCCGCCCCGCTGGGCATCCACCGCATCAATTCGCTGTACTACAACGTCGCCGTCTTCAAGCGCTACAACCTCAGCCCGCCCAAGACCTGGGACGAGTTCGACCAGATCGTCAAGAAGCTGCAAGGCAGCGGCGTGGTCCCGCTGGCGCAGAGCGCCGAGGCCTGGCAACTGGCCACCCTGTTCGAGAACCTGGCGCTGGCCGAGAGCGGTCCGGCGTATTACCGCAAGCTGTTCGTGGAGATGAGCCCGGCCGCCTATCTGGATGCGCGCATGCTGCACATCCTCAAGCGCCTGCGCGCTCTGGCGGGGGCGATGGCCCAGCCGGTGCGCGAGCGTCCCTGGACCGAAGTGGCGCGCAGCATGGTCAGCGGCGAAGCGGCCATGCTCATCATGGGCGACTGGGCCAAGGGCGAACTCAATGCCTGGGGCATGGAAGTGGACCAGCAGTTCGGCTGCGCCCCCGCGCCCGGCACCGGCGAGTACCACCTCTACAGTACCGACACCCTGGCCATGTTCGCCGGCAACTACGCGCACCAGCCGATGCAGGAAACGCTGGCGCGGCTGACCATGTCGCCGGCCGTGCAGTCCGAATACAATAGGATCAAGGGTTCGATTCCCGTGCTGCGCGCAGCCGACCCGCACATGGACCGCTGTGCGCGCGATTCCTGGCGCACCTTCAGCAAGGGGCCGATGTGGCAGGCGCCCAGCCTGGTGCACCGCATGGCCACCGACGACACCACCAAGGACGCCATCGTGGCCGAGGTGCAGCGCTTCTTCATGGATCGCAGCATCAGCGAGGAACAGGCGCAGAAACGGCTTGCCACGATTGCGCGTACTCTGTCGCGCAATCGCAATGATTAA
- the nagA gene encoding N-acetylglucosamine-6-phosphate deacetylase, with amino-acid sequence MNTPTELHGNVLTPQGWTHGSMVFDQRIRSIDGRPLRREPRLIDEGDYILPGFIDLHVHGGGGRDVMEGGDAVQVLARLHARHGTTSLLATTMTAPLAELEVALKAIRTSTDTRPPGHARVLGVHLEGPYINPGKLGAQPDFAIEASLEQVDHLNSLAPIRLITIAPEVDGHLKLVCKLAHRGMKVQIGHTDGSYDDGVAALAHGASGFTHLFNAMSGFHHRAPGMVGAALAHAQYAELIPDLLHVHPGAIRAALRSIPRLFCVTDSTAAAGMPDGDYALGRQVVHKCAGGVRLDDGTLAGSILTMDQALRNLISLGMDVAEASLRTSTYAADYLGLADRGRLATGCHADVVVLDRQFALKAVYVEGEEIDLADA; translated from the coding sequence ATGAACACACCGACCGAACTGCACGGCAACGTGCTGACCCCGCAAGGCTGGACCCATGGCAGCATGGTGTTCGACCAGCGCATCCGCTCCATCGACGGCAGGCCGCTGCGGCGCGAACCGCGCCTGATCGACGAGGGCGACTACATCCTGCCCGGCTTCATCGATTTGCACGTGCATGGCGGCGGCGGGCGCGACGTCATGGAAGGCGGCGACGCGGTGCAGGTACTGGCGCGCCTGCATGCGCGGCACGGCACCACCAGCCTGCTGGCCACCACCATGACGGCGCCGCTGGCAGAACTCGAAGTCGCCCTCAAGGCCATCCGCACCTCCACCGATACGCGCCCGCCCGGCCATGCACGGGTGCTGGGCGTGCATCTGGAAGGACCCTACATCAACCCCGGCAAGCTGGGCGCACAGCCCGACTTCGCCATCGAGGCTTCGCTCGAGCAGGTCGATCATCTCAACAGCCTGGCCCCGATCCGGCTCATCACCATCGCCCCGGAAGTGGACGGTCACCTGAAGCTGGTCTGCAAGCTGGCCCATCGCGGCATGAAGGTGCAGATCGGCCACACCGACGGCAGCTATGACGACGGCGTGGCGGCGCTGGCGCATGGGGCTTCGGGCTTCACGCATCTCTTCAACGCCATGAGCGGCTTTCATCACCGCGCACCCGGCATGGTCGGCGCAGCATTGGCCCATGCCCAGTATGCCGAGCTGATCCCCGACCTGCTGCACGTCCACCCCGGCGCGATCCGCGCGGCGCTGCGTTCCATCCCGCGCCTGTTCTGCGTGACCGATTCGACGGCGGCCGCCGGCATGCCCGATGGCGACTATGCGCTGGGCCGGCAAGTGGTCCACAAGTGCGCCGGCGGCGTGCGCCTGGACGACGGCACCCTGGCCGGCAGCATCCTGACCATGGACCAGGCCCTGCGCAACCTCATCTCGCTGGGCATGGACGTGGCCGAGGCATCGCTACGCACCTCGACCTATGCCGCCGATTACCTGGGCCTGGCCGACCGTGGCCGGCTGGCCACTGGCTGCCATGCCGACGTGGTGGTGCTGGACCGGCAGTTCGCCCTCAAGGCTGTCTATGTGGAAGGAGAAGAGATTGACCTCGCTGATGCTTAA
- a CDS encoding ATP-binding protein: MPQPPEAFAQPAAQPAAPSPRGRLAALLDWLLPDSLLGRLSVVMIFGVLVTQVAGGLIWAVQLRSKSEAETRTAAQHLAHSAASAIRYFMTLPPNYRPLMIQQLREMGGTRFFINANSSAVAVKSIGDSRLAKLAIDVAAQTLREDLPFLPEARLAFAWPDGLPVASDGLTVNDLPDNWVQHILMTKPNSAPVLVIQMQVESGRWIYLAALMPNPYFLDSDNPLWLDRLVLQGLSLAAILLLTILVVRWTTRPLAALADAAEAFGKGETVPSLPETGSREYVKTARAFSGMRERIKRYLEDRERLFVSISHDLRTPITRLKLRTELMDDDAMRTDFHDDLDELDMMVKGALQSVKDSDIHENRTEVRLDALVLRMIRDARLAGHEIAFTPSGINVIAKPLALKRAIGNLFDNALYYGQKVEISIRPSPGAEGDLVEIEIRDHGPGVPEDAMGTLFQPYVRLEHGRAQNSGGMGLGLGISRNIVQAHGGELLLRNHPEGGLMATIILPAR, encoded by the coding sequence GTGCCGCAGCCGCCTGAGGCCTTCGCCCAGCCGGCCGCCCAGCCCGCTGCGCCCAGCCCGCGCGGGCGGCTGGCGGCCTTGCTGGACTGGCTGCTGCCGGATTCCCTGCTGGGCCGTCTGTCGGTGGTGATGATCTTCGGCGTGCTGGTCACGCAGGTGGCCGGCGGCCTGATCTGGGCCGTGCAACTGCGCAGCAAGTCCGAGGCCGAGACCCGCACCGCCGCGCAGCACCTGGCCCATAGCGCCGCCTCGGCCATCCGCTACTTCATGACGCTGCCGCCCAACTATCGCCCGCTGATGATCCAGCAGCTGCGCGAAATGGGGGGTACACGCTTCTTCATCAACGCCAACAGCAGCGCCGTGGCGGTCAAGTCGATCGGTGACAGTCGCCTGGCCAAGCTGGCCATCGACGTGGCTGCACAGACCCTGCGCGAAGACTTGCCCTTCCTGCCGGAAGCGCGCCTGGCCTTCGCCTGGCCGGATGGCTTGCCGGTGGCCAGTGATGGCCTCACCGTCAACGACCTGCCCGACAACTGGGTACAGCACATCCTGATGACCAAGCCCAACTCGGCGCCGGTGCTGGTGATCCAGATGCAGGTCGAGAGTGGACGCTGGATCTACCTGGCCGCGCTGATGCCCAATCCCTACTTCCTGGACAGCGATAATCCGCTCTGGCTGGACCGGCTGGTGCTGCAGGGTTTGTCGCTGGCGGCAATCCTTTTGCTGACCATCCTGGTGGTGCGCTGGACCACCCGTCCGCTGGCCGCGCTGGCCGATGCCGCCGAAGCCTTCGGCAAGGGCGAGACCGTGCCCAGCCTGCCCGAGACCGGCAGCCGCGAATACGTCAAGACCGCGCGCGCCTTCTCCGGCATGCGCGAGCGCATCAAGCGCTACCTGGAAGACCGCGAGCGTCTCTTCGTCTCCATCTCGCATGACCTGCGCACGCCCATCACGCGGCTGAAGCTGCGCACCGAGCTGATGGATGACGACGCCATGCGCACCGATTTCCATGACGATCTCGATGAGCTGGACATGATGGTCAAGGGTGCCCTGCAATCGGTCAAGGACAGCGATATCCACGAGAACCGCACCGAAGTGCGCCTCGATGCGCTGGTGCTACGCATGATCCGCGACGCCCGTCTGGCCGGTCACGAGATCGCCTTCACGCCTTCCGGCATCAATGTCATCGCCAAGCCGCTGGCCTTGAAGCGCGCCATCGGCAACCTGTTCGACAATGCCCTGTACTACGGCCAGAAGGTGGAGATCAGCATCCGCCCCTCGCCCGGCGCCGAGGGCGACCTGGTGGAAATCGAGATCCGCGACCACGGCCCCGGCGTGCCGGAAGACGCCATGGGCACGCTCTTCCAGCCCTATGTGCGGCTGGAGCATGGACGCGCCCAGAACAGCGGCGGCATGGGGCTGGGCCTGGGCATCTCGCGCAACATCGTGCAGGCGCACGGCGGCGAGTTGTTGTTGCGCAATCATCCGGAAGGCGGTCTGATGGCCACCATCATCCTGCCGGCGCGATAA
- a CDS encoding carbohydrate ABC transporter permease yields MKTIRAWQLAVLLAPAVLIYALFSALPLLDTLRLGFYTANDAGVRSFVGLDNYRTILFDPDWSAAFWNAMWNNVKFFCIHMALQNPIGLLLATLFSLKGLRGARTYRTLIFLPTLLSVVIIGFIWQLILSPLWGVGEKLLGTVGLADWFAPWLGQESTALLTLSLISVWQYVGIPMMLIYAALLAVPEEVLEAAHAEGASAMRIFWQIKLPLIYPTLGLVTILTFVANFNAFDLIYSVKGALAGPNYASDLLGTYFYRTFFGYQAQIGSPTMGAAVATLMFLVILGGVGAYFVLVQRRLTRYAM; encoded by the coding sequence ATGAAAACCATCCGCGCCTGGCAACTGGCGGTGCTGCTCGCCCCCGCCGTGCTGATCTACGCCCTCTTCAGCGCCCTGCCCCTGCTCGATACCCTGCGCCTCGGTTTCTACACCGCCAATGATGCGGGCGTGCGCAGCTTCGTGGGCCTGGACAACTATCGCACCATCCTCTTCGACCCCGACTGGTCGGCGGCCTTCTGGAATGCGATGTGGAACAACGTCAAGTTCTTCTGCATCCACATGGCCCTGCAGAATCCCATCGGCCTGTTGCTGGCCACGCTATTCAGCCTCAAGGGCCTGCGCGGCGCGCGTACCTACCGCACGCTGATCTTCCTGCCCACGCTACTGTCGGTGGTGATCATCGGTTTCATCTGGCAATTGATCCTCTCGCCGCTGTGGGGCGTGGGCGAGAAGCTGCTGGGCACAGTCGGCCTGGCCGACTGGTTCGCGCCCTGGCTGGGGCAGGAATCCACGGCGCTGCTGACGCTGTCGCTGATCTCGGTGTGGCAGTACGTGGGCATCCCCATGATGCTGATCTACGCTGCCCTGCTGGCCGTGCCCGAAGAAGTGCTGGAGGCGGCCCATGCCGAGGGCGCCAGCGCCATGCGCATCTTCTGGCAGATCAAGCTGCCGCTGATCTATCCGACCCTGGGACTGGTGACCATCCTCACCTTCGTGGCCAACTTCAATGCCTTCGACCTGATCTATTCGGTCAAGGGAGCGCTGGCCGGTCCCAACTATGCCTCCGACCTGCTGGGCACCTATTTCTATCGCACCTTCTTCGGCTACCAGGCGCAGATCGGCAGCCCGACCATGGGCGCGGCGGTGGCGACCCTCATGTTCCTGGTGATCCTGGGCGGCGTGGGCGCCTACTTCGTCCTGGTGCAGCGGCGCTTGACGCGCTACGCCATGTGA